The DNA sequence GAGGAAAAACAGGTGATGTCGGGCGATCTCAGCCAGCGTTTTCGTATTTCGGAAGATTCGATTCGCCGTGACCTGCGCGAGCTGGCAGCAGAAGGTAAACTTCAGCGCGTTCACGGCGGCGCGTTGCCGGTTTCCCAGGCAATCGCGCCAATCGAAACAAGAAAAAACGTGCAAATTGTATCAAAGCAGACCATAGCCCAGCGCGCGGTTGAGCTTATCCAGCCCGGACAGGTGGTCATTATTGACGGCGGTACCACTACCGGGGAGATGGTGCGGCTACTGCCGGAGAACCTGGCATGTACGGTAGTCACCCATAGCCCGGGCATCGCCGTCGCTCTGGTGGAAAAACCGCTAATTGAAGTGATTTTAATTGGCGGCCGGTTGTTTAAACATTCGGTCGTCAGCGTCGGTTCCGCGGCGCTGGAAAGCATTTCCCGCATCAATGCCGATCTGTTTTTCATGGGCGTTACCGGCGTGCACCACCGCGCAGGATTAACCACCGGCGATTATGAAGAAGCGGGTATCAAGCGCGCGCTTGCTGCACGGGCCGCTGAAACGGTGGTGATGGCGTCACAAGAAAAGCTTAACTCCGCCTCGGCATTTGCCATCGGCGATCTGGGCCTGGCCAGTACGCTTATCGTCGATACAACCTTAGACGAGGCGCTGCGGCAGCAGCTAGCTATAGATGGGGTAGAAATCGTCTACGCTTTATAGCTCAAATCCCATGCAAAAAAATCCCGACACCTGGTCGGGATTTTTAATTTTAATTTCCGCCGGAGGTACGGCGCTGCAGCTGATCGCGCAGGTTCGGCGGCGTGCCTTTAATAGTTAAGGTATCCGTCGCCGGATCCCAGAATACCCGCTCGCCTAACAGCATGGCGTCAAAGTTAATGGTTAACCCGCCGCCGCTGCCGGCAAACTTGGTTAACTGACGCAGAGTACTGCGATCCGCCGGGAAGCTCTCTTCCAGCTCGTAGCCTTGTTCTGCGGTAAACTCCTGAAAAGTTTTCTCGCTGACGCCCGCCAGCTCTTTTGACAACGACTCCAGCTCGATTTCCTCACCGGCCTGCAGCTGTTCGTTACAATAGCTATAGACCTGCTGGCGCACGTTCTGACGCTCAGATTTATCCAGCTGCGCATCGGCGGCAAAATCATCCAGCGCCTGCAGCAGACCGCGGTTTTGCGCTTTCGCATTCAGCCCTTCGCTGGCGCCGAGGAAATCCATAAAGAAATCCGCCACTTTGCGCCCTACCCGCCCCTTGAGGAACGTCAGATAGCGGGTTGACTCCGGGTTGGTTTCCCACTCGGTTAAGTCAATGCGCGCGACGATATCCGCATGATTGATATCCAGATAATGAGTAGAGCTGATATCCAGCTCTTCGTTGACGCGCATGCTGCTTAAGTTATTCAGCACCGCCACCATCAGATACTCCACCGCCAGATAGCGATACTGGCAAAACAGCACGATCCCGCCTTCAGCAAAGGGATATTTTGCCAGCTCGTCACGCAGGCGGCCGGTAGCAGCACGGCTGAAAGGCAGAAACTCTTCTTCGCCCTTACGCTGCCCGCGCAGCGCCTGAGCCAGCTCGCTTTCTTCATTAAACAGGCCGTAGGCTTTATTTT is a window from the Klebsiella oxytoca genome containing:
- the yejK gene encoding nucleoid-associated protein YejK, which encodes MSLDIDQIALHQLIKRDEQNLELVLRESLLEPTATVVEMMAELHRVYSAKNKAYGLFNEESELAQALRGQRKGEEEFLPFSRAATGRLRDELAKYPFAEGGIVLFCQYRYLAVEYLMVAVLNNLSSMRVNEELDISSTHYLDINHADIVARIDLTEWETNPESTRYLTFLKGRVGRKVADFFMDFLGASEGLNAKAQNRGLLQALDDFAADAQLDKSERQNVRQQVYSYCNEQLQAGEEIELESLSKELAGVSEKTFQEFTAEQGYELEESFPADRSTLRQLTKFAGSGGGLTINFDAMLLGERVFWDPATDTLTIKGTPPNLRDQLQRRTSGGN
- a CDS encoding DeoR/GlpR family DNA-binding transcription regulator, encoding MLASQRKQQILHILAEEKQVMSGDLSQRFRISEDSIRRDLRELAAEGKLQRVHGGALPVSQAIAPIETRKNVQIVSKQTIAQRAVELIQPGQVVIIDGGTTTGEMVRLLPENLACTVVTHSPGIAVALVEKPLIEVILIGGRLFKHSVVSVGSAALESISRINADLFFMGVTGVHHRAGLTTGDYEEAGIKRALAARAAETVVMASQEKLNSASAFAIGDLGLASTLIVDTTLDEALRQQLAIDGVEIVYAL